One part of the Salinivirga cyanobacteriivorans genome encodes these proteins:
- a CDS encoding TonB-dependent receptor plug domain-containing protein, with amino-acid sequence MRLNKLLVLLLIMPLSLFSQSRDDSITVEQFSNLSLEELMNVKVYGATRTHGQSSVTAPATVEVITREQIVSRGYRSLLDVLYDMPDIKIDYGVDPRWMNDITIRGIRYMDKFQILLNGVKISPPTNDLISVMENYPVHFAKQVEIIYGPASALYGADAFSGVINIITDQNISEAETRVTAEGGMFNLINGNFYTQDNLGEDFSFSIGGQFFYDEQPDLARFYPDLYEGMTEELQSGTFNTINGPITPETPVEPHKSHALMAYGLFAGFDYNGLKLNYFGNYGRNPSTMANSPHNSVYNHEQFFGHSVNMVNLSYEKQFDSFKSISDLTYSRYNLDSRSNFRNLYSNMEPAYLFAYGWMTKAEQLISYDMSDKFKLTAGLSFAHYVSMPRSNNLEYPVFGNDPGGIIVNSEYDFLLPEGIPANLIQTKYNSVGGLVQAHYEFDFPLTITAGARIDNDERYGTSLNPRLGLVYEEKEDFTMKALYGTAYLAPSPQYMYDRYGTLVPTNDSSTYYAEFMQLPNENLKPQKVQTFEISFQKYLTDELSVRATGYTSFVSGLISPVVNNETVESIYPDHLYPGTQYHINAIQINDNLGESTIYGGNIIMDYKQIISSVMSHRYALSYSYIEGYTDIDESGPTEERNLPGISNHTVKFRGTFKWGGLTISPALIWMSDQRAINAASVQSADVTKYQTIPGFVLVNAHANYDITKKLAVFLSWHNLLDERYRNINIGAAPESMGAGSAAVEFAGGAPQNPFRISAGFRISL; translated from the coding sequence ATGAGACTTAATAAATTACTTGTATTACTGTTAATTATGCCGCTCAGCCTTTTCTCCCAGAGCCGGGATGATTCTATTACGGTTGAACAGTTTTCTAATTTATCCCTGGAAGAGCTCATGAATGTAAAGGTATACGGAGCAACAAGAACTCATGGTCAGAGCTCTGTTACAGCTCCAGCTACAGTGGAAGTAATTACCAGGGAACAAATTGTAAGTCGTGGTTACAGGTCGCTTCTTGATGTACTTTATGATATGCCTGATATAAAAATTGATTACGGAGTTGATCCCAGATGGATGAATGATATTACAATCAGGGGCATTCGTTATATGGATAAATTTCAAATTTTATTGAATGGAGTAAAAATTAGTCCTCCAACAAATGACCTGATTTCAGTTATGGAGAACTATCCCGTACATTTTGCAAAACAAGTAGAGATAATTTATGGGCCTGCATCAGCACTATATGGAGCCGATGCTTTTTCAGGTGTGATTAATATTATTACTGATCAGAATATTTCTGAAGCCGAGACACGTGTAACCGCTGAAGGAGGAATGTTTAACCTGATTAATGGAAATTTTTATACTCAGGACAATCTGGGTGAAGATTTTAGTTTTTCAATAGGGGGGCAGTTTTTTTATGATGAACAACCAGATTTGGCCAGGTTTTATCCGGATTTATACGAAGGAATGACCGAGGAATTACAATCCGGGACTTTTAATACAATCAATGGTCCAATAACACCTGAAACGCCAGTAGAACCACATAAATCGCATGCTTTGATGGCATATGGCTTATTTGCGGGTTTTGATTATAACGGATTAAAATTGAATTATTTTGGTAATTATGGCAGAAATCCATCTACAATGGCTAATTCTCCACACAATTCAGTATACAATCATGAGCAGTTTTTTGGCCATTCGGTAAATATGGTGAACCTGTCTTACGAAAAACAATTTGATAGTTTTAAATCCATTTCGGATTTAACCTACAGTCGTTATAATCTGGATAGCCGTAGCAATTTCCGAAACCTTTATTCTAATATGGAACCGGCTTATCTGTTTGCATACGGTTGGATGACCAAGGCGGAGCAATTAATAAGCTATGATATGTCGGATAAATTTAAGTTAACCGCAGGTTTATCTTTTGCACACTATGTTTCAATGCCCAGAAGTAATAACCTTGAATATCCTGTTTTTGGAAACGATCCGGGTGGAATTATTGTAAATTCTGAATATGATTTTTTGTTACCTGAGGGTATCCCTGCCAACTTAATTCAAACAAAATATAACAGTGTTGGAGGTCTGGTGCAGGCTCATTACGAATTTGATTTTCCATTGACTATTACTGCAGGTGCTCGTATTGATAACGATGAAAGATATGGTACAAGTTTAAATCCCAGGCTGGGCCTGGTTTATGAGGAGAAAGAGGATTTTACCATGAAAGCACTTTATGGTACTGCATATTTGGCCCCATCGCCCCAGTATATGTATGACAGATATGGTACGCTGGTTCCCACAAACGACTCCAGTACTTATTATGCTGAGTTTATGCAGCTCCCAAATGAAAATCTTAAGCCACAAAAGGTTCAAACCTTCGAAATTAGTTTCCAGAAATACTTAACCGATGAATTAAGTGTCAGAGCAACGGGCTATACCTCATTTGTTTCAGGTTTAATTAGTCCCGTAGTGAATAATGAGACGGTGGAATCCATATACCCCGACCATTTATATCCCGGAACTCAATATCATATAAATGCAATCCAGATTAATGATAATTTAGGTGAGTCTACAATTTATGGTGGCAACATTATTATGGATTATAAGCAAATTATATCCTCTGTTATGAGTCACCGGTACGCTTTGTCTTATAGTTATATTGAAGGGTATACCGACATAGATGAGTCCGGACCCACAGAGGAGCGGAATTTGCCGGGTATTTCAAATCATACAGTCAAATTCAGAGGAACATTTAAATGGGGAGGTTTAACAATTTCTCCTGCTTTAATTTGGATGTCAGATCAGCGTGCTATTAATGCTGCCAGTGTACAGTCTGCCGATGTTACAAAATATCAGACCATACCCGGTTTTGTTTTGGTAAATGCCCACGCGAATTATGATATAACGAAGAAACTTGCTGTATTTTTAAGCTGGCATAATTTACTCGATGAACGCTACCGGAATATAAATATTGGTGCTGCACCGGAAAGTATGGGAGCTGGTTCTGCAGCAGTAGAGTTTGCCGGGGGAGCGCCACAAAACCCATTTCGAATTTCTGCTGGATTTAGAATAAGTTTGTAA
- a CDS encoding TonB-dependent receptor — MKSAIITVVLAVVMNFASAQNLINGVVTNEDKEPLSGATIKLIPGAYETISNGGGKFVINNVKNGQYRILVTHLGYEPYSEKIEVSDKTNLQITMTKSVIQTREIIVSSTRATEKTPTSHTTIEQEVIEKREAVKDIPYLLQLTPSVVTTSDAGAGVGYTNFRIRGTDLNRINITVNDIPLNDAESHGVWFVNMPDFVESTNSIQVQRGVGTSTNGAAAFGASINLQTNDISIEPYAEVNNAAGSFNTMKNTVQAGTGLIEGRYSFDARLSRIKSDGFIDRATSDLKSFFVSGTYRSEKDVLRINVFSGKEKTYQSWEGIPLAKLNQDSAAMMQFAYNMGYAQEEIENLFESDPRTYNRYMYDNQTDNYQQDHYQVFYKRNFNDKLSANIAYHQTNGFGYYESYRYNEDIADYLADPIISGTDTITESDVIDRKYLDNIFYGGIGSIKLKLPKVKAILGGGWNRYDGDHYGEVIWAENNLNTFDPKHRFYDNTGVKDDANIYARANFMVNKKLYTYIDLQYRHINYEIDGLDDGQRDISQAHTYDFFNPKAGLLFEPSDMVSAYLNLAIANREPNRTTLVDADPAKAEPTSEKMYNAELGSEIKNKLWRVKANAYLMYYKDQLVLTGNINDVGNAIMENVDDSYRAGIELIWGIKPIEWFSWQANLTFSQNKILDFVSYTDNWDTWGQEIEELGTTDISFSPEIVANSQLTFTPAKNLGITFITQYVGEQYIDNTSSEDRKLDDYLINNLRINYAVETSWLKKASVYLQINNLLDEEYITNAWIYPFYAGGEINYLDGYYPQAGINFMAGVNLRF, encoded by the coding sequence ATGAAAAGTGCAATTATTACAGTTGTACTGGCAGTAGTAATGAATTTTGCCAGTGCACAAAATCTCATCAATGGGGTTGTGACCAATGAAGACAAGGAACCACTCAGTGGAGCAACCATTAAACTAATTCCAGGTGCCTACGAAACCATATCCAATGGCGGAGGGAAATTCGTAATCAACAATGTTAAAAATGGGCAGTATAGAATACTGGTAACCCACCTGGGGTATGAACCTTACAGTGAAAAAATTGAGGTTTCAGACAAGACCAATCTTCAAATTACAATGACAAAAAGCGTCATTCAAACCCGGGAAATTATTGTATCCTCAACACGAGCCACGGAGAAAACACCCACAAGCCACACAACCATCGAACAAGAAGTGATTGAAAAACGGGAGGCGGTTAAAGATATTCCCTATTTACTGCAACTTACACCTTCGGTTGTAACCACTTCTGACGCTGGTGCAGGTGTTGGTTATACAAACTTTAGAATCAGGGGCACCGACCTGAACCGCATAAACATTACTGTAAATGACATCCCGCTTAATGATGCAGAATCTCATGGAGTTTGGTTTGTAAACATGCCCGATTTCGTTGAAAGTACCAATAGTATTCAGGTACAGCGAGGTGTAGGAACGTCTACAAACGGGGCCGCAGCTTTTGGAGCTTCCATAAACCTTCAGACCAACGACATTAGCATCGAACCATATGCCGAAGTCAACAATGCGGCAGGTTCTTTCAACACCATGAAAAACACAGTGCAAGCAGGAACCGGACTTATTGAAGGAAGGTATAGCTTTGATGCCCGGCTTTCAAGAATCAAATCGGATGGTTTCATTGATCGCGCCACATCAGACCTAAAATCTTTCTTTGTATCAGGAACCTACCGTTCTGAAAAAGATGTATTAAGAATCAATGTTTTTTCGGGCAAAGAAAAAACTTACCAGTCATGGGAAGGGATTCCCTTAGCCAAACTCAACCAGGACAGTGCAGCAATGATGCAGTTTGCTTACAATATGGGCTATGCTCAAGAAGAAATAGAAAACCTGTTTGAGTCGGATCCGCGTACTTATAACCGTTACATGTACGACAACCAAACAGACAATTACCAGCAAGACCATTACCAGGTTTTTTATAAACGAAACTTCAATGATAAGCTATCGGCCAACATTGCATATCATCAAACCAACGGGTTTGGCTACTATGAATCATATCGCTACAATGAGGATATTGCAGACTATTTGGCAGACCCGATTATCAGCGGAACAGATACCATAACCGAATCTGATGTAATAGACAGAAAATATCTTGACAATATTTTTTACGGTGGAATTGGTTCTATTAAACTAAAACTTCCTAAAGTAAAAGCTATCCTGGGTGGTGGATGGAACAGATACGACGGAGACCACTACGGGGAGGTAATTTGGGCTGAAAACAACCTCAATACCTTTGATCCCAAACACCGGTTTTATGATAACACTGGCGTTAAAGATGATGCGAATATTTATGCCCGTGCAAACTTCATGGTAAACAAAAAGCTGTACACTTATATCGATTTGCAATACAGACACATTAACTACGAAATAGACGGCCTCGATGACGGACAAAGAGACATCTCGCAAGCACACACATATGACTTCTTCAATCCAAAAGCGGGTTTATTGTTCGAACCATCTGATATGGTAAGCGCCTATTTAAACCTGGCTATTGCCAATCGTGAACCCAACCGAACCACACTCGTCGACGCAGACCCTGCTAAAGCGGAACCCACATCGGAAAAAATGTACAATGCCGAGCTTGGCTCAGAAATAAAAAACAAGTTATGGCGAGTCAAAGCAAACGCTTATCTCATGTACTACAAAGACCAATTAGTACTTACAGGAAACATCAATGATGTAGGAAATGCCATTATGGAAAATGTTGATGATAGCTACCGGGCAGGAATAGAACTCATTTGGGGAATAAAACCCATTGAATGGTTTAGCTGGCAGGCCAATCTAACTTTTAGCCAAAACAAAATACTGGATTTTGTGTCGTATACAGACAATTGGGACACATGGGGTCAGGAGATTGAGGAACTTGGTACAACAGACATTTCTTTTTCACCAGAAATTGTGGCCAACTCTCAACTGACATTCACTCCGGCCAAAAACTTAGGCATAACGTTTATCACGCAATACGTAGGCGAACAATATATCGATAATACATCGAGTGAAGACCGCAAACTGGACGATTACCTCATAAACAACCTCAGGATAAACTATGCTGTTGAAACATCCTGGTTAAAGAAAGCATCAGTTTATTTACAAATCAACAACCTGCTTGATGAAGAATACATCACCAATGCATGGATATACCCATTTTATGCAGGTGGCGAAATAAATTACCTCGATGGTTATTATCCACAAGCCGGAATCAATTTTATGGCAGGAGTTAACCTCAGGTTTTAG
- a CDS encoding CCA tRNA nucleotidyltransferase, with the protein MKFSENIQNIVFQHISEIVTRQNQPAYVIGGFVRDLILGRASKDVDIVVEGSGIALAKEVARRIDPKIKVSFFKSYGTAMFRYKDKEYEFVGARKESYNRDSRNPEVEDGSVEDDQLRRDFTINALALSLAEPDFGELMDPFNGYADLKRGIIRTPRDPKVTFSDDPLRMLRAIRFAAQLNFHIDEQAYDAIVANVERLEIISKERINEELHKIMLAPKPSIGFKLLAKTGILTYIFPELAAMQGVDKREGMAHKDNLFHSLKVLDNIARLTDDLWLRWAALLHDIGKPPTKRFVEGHGWTFHGHEYRGAKMIPGIFRRMKLPLNQKMKYVQKMVSLHMRPIVLVEDEVTDSAVRRLLFEAGNEIEDLMTLCEADITSKNHEKVQRYLQNYQIVRQKLQEVEEKDRIRNFQPPITGEIIMQAFGVGPSKIIGDIKQAIKNAILDGKISNNFDEAWAFMEQYAADYGLKLLKSKGDVIADEDQAKSEDDR; encoded by the coding sequence ATGAAGTTTAGCGAAAATATTCAAAATATTGTATTTCAGCATATATCAGAAATCGTAACCAGGCAGAATCAGCCCGCATACGTAATTGGTGGCTTCGTGAGAGATTTAATTTTGGGGAGGGCATCAAAAGATGTGGATATTGTGGTTGAAGGAAGCGGGATTGCCCTGGCAAAAGAAGTTGCACGAAGAATTGATCCCAAAATAAAAGTCTCATTTTTCAAAAGTTACGGTACGGCTATGTTCAGGTATAAAGATAAAGAATATGAGTTCGTTGGTGCACGTAAGGAGTCTTATAACCGCGATTCCCGCAACCCTGAGGTGGAAGATGGATCAGTAGAAGATGACCAGTTGCGGCGCGATTTTACCATAAACGCACTAGCTCTAAGTCTTGCTGAGCCTGATTTTGGCGAACTTATGGATCCTTTTAATGGGTATGCCGATTTAAAACGTGGTATTATAAGAACTCCGCGTGACCCCAAAGTCACATTTTCAGATGACCCATTGCGCATGCTCAGGGCAATTAGGTTTGCTGCACAATTAAATTTTCATATTGATGAGCAGGCCTATGATGCCATTGTGGCAAATGTGGAGCGGCTGGAAATAATTTCTAAAGAGCGCATTAACGAAGAGTTGCACAAAATTATGTTGGCCCCAAAGCCTTCCATTGGTTTTAAGTTACTTGCCAAAACTGGCATTCTGACATACATTTTTCCTGAACTCGCTGCAATGCAGGGTGTCGACAAACGTGAAGGTATGGCACACAAGGATAACCTTTTTCATTCACTTAAGGTACTTGATAATATTGCCCGCCTTACAGATGACTTGTGGTTGCGCTGGGCAGCCTTATTACACGATATAGGGAAACCACCTACTAAACGCTTTGTTGAGGGACATGGCTGGACTTTTCACGGACATGAGTACAGAGGTGCTAAAATGATTCCGGGTATTTTCAGAAGAATGAAATTGCCATTAAATCAAAAGATGAAGTATGTGCAAAAAATGGTGAGCCTGCACATGCGGCCTATTGTGCTTGTTGAAGATGAAGTTACAGACTCAGCTGTGCGCCGATTGCTTTTTGAAGCCGGGAATGAGATCGAAGATCTTATGACTTTATGCGAAGCTGATATTACGTCAAAAAATCACGAAAAGGTTCAGCGCTATTTGCAAAACTATCAGATTGTTAGGCAAAAACTTCAGGAAGTTGAAGAAAAAGATCGTATTAGAAATTTTCAACCTCCTATTACCGGCGAAATTATAATGCAGGCTTTCGGTGTCGGGCCTTCAAAAATTATTGGTGATATTAAGCAAGCAATAAAGAATGCTATTCTCGATGGAAAGATTAGCAACAATTTCGATGAAGCATGGGCATTTATGGAACAATATGCCGCTGATTATGGTCTGAAATTGCTTAAATCGAAAGGTGACGTTATTGCAGATGAAGATCAAGCAAAATCGGAAGATGATCGCTAA
- a CDS encoding endonuclease/exonuclease/phosphatase family protein yields the protein MKKRILITLIIIINGLSLFSQDQNLRIMFYNVENFFDPVNDSVTMDDEFTEEGARHWSWYKYNDKTAKIYKVIAAFSKWQKPDIIALCEIENRYVLENLLKRTPLGDSEYKIVHKESEDFRGIDVGLFYNPETLWPLDENFIKVRFKNHPDKRTRDILHFKALLKNKDTLHVFVNHWPSKYGGAVATIPFRAQAAKTLRRATDSILKVNPNANIVITGDFNDTPNDESIEQHLGAAAPDKSTKSKLLNLNSALNTNEYPGTHRYQGQWSMLDQFIVSAAMLNKENSVYTNPGQMRIGYIDLLLEPDKKYTGKKPNRTFIGFKYHGGFSDHLPILLDLHLQ from the coding sequence ATGAAAAAGCGCATTCTTATAACACTAATAATAATCATCAATGGACTATCGCTCTTTTCACAGGATCAGAACCTGCGCATAATGTTTTATAATGTAGAAAACTTCTTTGATCCGGTAAACGATAGTGTTACCATGGACGACGAATTTACTGAAGAAGGGGCACGCCATTGGTCATGGTACAAATACAACGACAAAACAGCCAAAATATACAAAGTAATTGCTGCATTCAGTAAATGGCAAAAACCAGACATCATCGCCCTTTGTGAAATAGAAAACCGGTATGTGTTGGAAAATTTATTAAAACGTACTCCCCTGGGCGACAGCGAATACAAAATTGTGCACAAAGAAAGTGAAGACTTTAGAGGTATTGACGTAGGTTTATTTTATAATCCTGAAACGCTTTGGCCCCTGGATGAAAATTTCATAAAAGTAAGGTTTAAAAATCATCCGGATAAACGCACAAGAGACATTCTGCACTTTAAGGCATTGCTAAAAAACAAAGACACACTTCATGTATTTGTCAACCACTGGCCATCGAAATATGGCGGAGCTGTTGCCACCATCCCGTTTCGGGCACAGGCAGCCAAGACCCTCAGAAGGGCAACCGACAGCATTTTAAAGGTAAACCCAAATGCGAACATCGTAATTACAGGCGATTTTAATGATACACCAAATGACGAATCGATTGAGCAGCACCTCGGAGCTGCAGCGCCGGATAAGTCCACGAAAAGCAAACTTTTAAACCTTAATTCGGCATTAAACACGAACGAATACCCGGGAACACATCGCTATCAAGGCCAATGGTCCATGCTGGACCAATTCATTGTTTCGGCTGCTATGCTCAATAAAGAAAACTCAGTTTATACTAATCCGGGCCAAATGCGCATTGGATACATTGACTTGCTGTTAGAACCTGATAAAAAATATACCGGTAAAAAACCTAACCGTACATTCATAGGATTCAAGTACCACGGTGGATTTAGCGATCATCTTCCGATTTTGCTTGATCTTCATCTGCAATAA
- a CDS encoding choice-of-anchor Q domain-containing protein, which translates to MRYLILLTSLFIGFISCQEDDLLTSSSAKLEFSTDTVMFDTVFTGIGSATQRFKVYNRHSQPIRISSVELAKGNSSQYGINVDGVSANQVKDVQIEANDSIYVFVEVNIDPSTDDIIEKDSILFYTNGNIQDVKTIAFGQNVNLLMGQSLNTQTWDATRPYLVYTSCLVDSLETLTIEAGTKVYFHENASLFVLGSLIVNGTLDEPVLFKGDRLEEFYQDKPGQWGAYTTLENGATYVFGGLHFLPGSFDNKIDYAIIKNANKGIQLDSAVGNNYTLEITNSIISHMNLAGIYAQTSRVKGENLVLNNCGSHAIAMVLGGKYNFNHVSIANFTPYSSRNTASVALNNYFVSGDVGFVYDLEEATFTNSIIYGDGGENGNEIVIDKADEGAFNYYFDHCLIKVSEDFDMSNENHFQNILRNPESGPRFVSKEEYDFRLDTLSPAIDAGKAEYGAATPLDMNQNDRTTDAGPDLGAYERQQ; encoded by the coding sequence ATGCGATACCTAATACTTTTAACCTCCCTGTTTATTGGATTCATAAGCTGCCAGGAAGATGATTTATTAACCTCATCATCAGCCAAACTTGAATTTTCAACCGATACAGTTATGTTCGATACTGTATTTACCGGAATCGGATCAGCAACACAGCGCTTTAAAGTTTACAATAGACATAGCCAACCCATTAGAATTTCGTCTGTAGAACTGGCAAAAGGCAACAGCTCTCAATATGGAATAAACGTAGATGGTGTTTCAGCCAACCAGGTTAAAGATGTTCAGATAGAAGCCAACGATAGCATATACGTTTTTGTAGAGGTTAATATCGATCCTTCAACAGATGACATCATTGAAAAAGATTCCATTCTGTTTTACACCAATGGAAATATTCAGGATGTAAAAACCATTGCATTCGGACAAAACGTAAATCTTTTAATGGGACAGAGCCTCAATACCCAAACCTGGGATGCGACAAGGCCATATCTGGTATACACTTCATGTTTGGTCGATAGCCTCGAAACACTAACCATTGAAGCGGGAACAAAAGTATACTTTCACGAGAATGCGAGTCTATTCGTCTTAGGCTCTCTTATTGTAAACGGCACGCTTGATGAGCCTGTGCTCTTTAAAGGCGACCGCTTGGAAGAATTCTACCAGGACAAACCCGGCCAATGGGGTGCTTATACTACCCTTGAAAATGGAGCAACCTATGTTTTTGGAGGATTACACTTCCTTCCGGGAAGTTTTGATAACAAAATCGACTATGCCATAATAAAAAATGCCAACAAGGGTATTCAACTAGACTCAGCTGTTGGAAATAACTACACACTTGAAATTACCAATTCAATTATTTCGCATATGAACTTAGCTGGTATTTACGCACAAACCAGCCGGGTAAAAGGAGAAAACCTGGTCCTGAACAATTGCGGAAGCCATGCCATAGCCATGGTATTGGGCGGAAAGTACAATTTTAACCATGTTAGCATAGCCAATTTCACCCCATACAGCTCAAGAAATACAGCTTCTGTAGCACTCAATAACTATTTTGTCTCAGGCGATGTAGGTTTTGTATACGATCTTGAAGAGGCCACATTTACCAATAGTATTATATATGGCGATGGTGGCGAAAATGGAAATGAAATTGTGATAGATAAGGCCGATGAAGGGGCTTTTAACTATTACTTCGACCACTGCCTGATCAAAGTCAGCGAGGACTTCGATATGAGCAATGAAAACCACTTCCAAAACATTTTACGCAACCCAGAAAGCGGTCCACGCTTTGTATCGAAAGAAGAGTATGATTTCAGGTTAGACACCCTCTCCCCTGCCATTGATGCAGGAAAAGCAGAATACGGTGCCGCCACTCCGCTGGATATGAACCAAAACGACAGAACAACAGATGCAGGACCTGACCTGGGAGCATATGAACGTCAACAATAA
- a CDS encoding PAS domain S-box protein: MGKKKKLTGIFLAISIIAALLLHFFIIKGLLYAQNMSFTWNNFIELHDNSIYFLIDSIILLIPLFAWLSGSYFENKINSYANIVEKRDNQHEAVNEIAKNLTNGNVDFDADQKTDNKLVQQLLALRDNLKKQKEEEAIRKKEDNQRHWVSEGLAKFGDILRQNNDNIDTLSFEIISELCKYIDAVQGGFFLLEDTEENDKHFKLTAHFAYDRQKYNEKRVEWGEGLIGRAAFEQKTLYIDDVPQDYVEVTSGLGQTNPNALLVVPLKFNEEVHGVLELAGFEMFDQYKIDFVEKIAENIGSTISNVKINLKTAKFLKESQEQAERLSQQEEEMRQNMEELQATQEEAAKQSKEFVSFTNSVNHTLIRAEYDVNGILNYANTKFLRKLEYENSSEVEGHHISMFINEKDKEWFNDIWNDLSRGGHHFEGYMKHVTKKGKDLWTMATYTCVRNENGGVEKILFLAIDTTEHKKQSLDYEGQIRALNLANIKAEYAPSGKFIACNDKFLESVGYTMDEVKETSIFDFFTEENQTNFEELWNNVVNGVPYQGQLSVTVKDKKIKWYQMTLISVNNMYGEVDKILVLAIDITEQKELEIKISEQNRILKDQEEKLKNSEMELQKRLDKAKRELKQHFKEVEKSKVRHEKTLEGALDAILTTDQNGTIEFFNKAAESLWGYDRKDVVGQNIKLLFSNDIIEADDFVKRFVKPGLEKIVGERKEISITTKDGENKQVLMLLSDATVDKVHTYTAFIQQIEVELF, encoded by the coding sequence ATGGGGAAAAAGAAAAAACTTACCGGTATATTTCTGGCAATTAGTATTATTGCAGCACTTTTACTTCACTTTTTTATAATTAAAGGGTTACTCTATGCCCAAAACATGAGCTTTACATGGAATAATTTCATTGAGCTCCATGACAACTCAATCTATTTCCTAATAGACAGTATTATATTATTAATTCCACTTTTCGCATGGCTCTCAGGATCTTATTTCGAGAACAAAATAAACAGCTATGCTAACATAGTCGAAAAACGCGACAACCAGCATGAAGCGGTTAATGAAATTGCCAAAAACCTGACCAATGGTAACGTGGATTTTGATGCAGACCAAAAAACAGACAACAAATTGGTTCAACAGCTACTGGCACTTCGTGACAACCTCAAAAAACAAAAAGAAGAGGAAGCTATTCGGAAAAAAGAAGACAACCAACGACACTGGGTTTCTGAGGGCCTTGCCAAATTTGGAGATATCCTAAGACAAAACAACGACAATATTGACACCTTGTCATTTGAAATTATTAGTGAACTTTGTAAATATATCGATGCCGTACAGGGAGGTTTTTTCTTACTCGAAGACACCGAGGAAAACGACAAACATTTCAAACTTACTGCACACTTTGCATACGACCGTCAAAAATATAATGAAAAAAGAGTTGAATGGGGTGAAGGCTTAATCGGACGGGCTGCATTTGAGCAAAAAACACTTTACATAGACGATGTACCACAAGATTATGTGGAAGTTACATCAGGCCTTGGGCAAACGAACCCCAATGCATTATTAGTCGTTCCGTTAAAATTCAATGAAGAGGTTCACGGAGTTTTAGAGCTGGCTGGTTTTGAAATGTTTGATCAATACAAAATAGATTTTGTAGAAAAAATAGCAGAAAACATTGGCTCCACTATAAGTAATGTAAAAATCAATCTTAAAACAGCCAAGTTTCTTAAAGAAAGTCAGGAACAGGCCGAAAGACTCTCACAACAAGAAGAAGAGATGCGGCAGAATATGGAAGAGCTCCAGGCTACACAGGAAGAAGCTGCCAAGCAGTCAAAAGAATTTGTAAGTTTTACCAATTCTGTAAACCATACACTTATACGTGCCGAATACGATGTCAATGGCATACTTAACTATGCCAATACAAAATTTCTGCGCAAACTGGAATACGAAAATAGTTCCGAGGTTGAAGGACACCATATCTCAATGTTTATAAATGAGAAAGATAAAGAATGGTTTAATGATATATGGAACGATTTATCGAGAGGTGGGCACCACTTCGAAGGATACATGAAACATGTTACCAAAAAAGGTAAAGACCTCTGGACAATGGCAACATACACCTGTGTAAGAAACGAAAATGGCGGAGTAGAAAAAATACTCTTCCTGGCCATAGACACAACTGAGCACAAAAAACAATCACTTGATTATGAAGGTCAGATCAGGGCACTTAATCTGGCCAATATTAAAGCTGAATATGCACCTTCAGGTAAATTTATAGCTTGTAACGATAAGTTCCTTGAATCGGTCGGTTACACAATGGATGAAGTTAAAGAAACGAGTATATTCGATTTCTTTACAGAAGAAAACCAAACAAACTTCGAGGAACTGTGGAACAATGTTGTTAACGGAGTACCCTACCAGGGACAACTTAGTGTGACAGTAAAAGACAAAAAAATAAAATGGTACCAAATGACCCTTATCTCTGTCAATAACATGTATGGAGAGGTCGATAAAATATTGGTACTGGCCATTGATATTACAGAACAGAAAGAGCTAGAAATTAAAATAAGCGAACAAAACCGTATCTTAAAAGATCAGGAAGAAAAGCTTAAGAACTCCGAAATGGAGCTCCAAAAACGTCTTGACAAAGCAAAACGCGAACTAAAGCAACATTTTAAAGAAGTTGAAAAAAGTAAAGTACGTCATGAGAAAACACTCGAAGGCGCCCTTGATGCCATTCTTACTACAGACCAGAATGGCACAATAGAATTTTTCAATAAAGCGGCAGAAAGCCTTTGGGGGTACGACAGAAAAGATGTGGTAGGCCAAAACATTAAATTACTTTTTAGTAATGATATCATTGAAGCCGACGACTTTGTAAAGCGCTTTGTGAAGCCAGGACTGGAAAAAATTGTTGGTGAACGTAAAGAAATAAGCATTACAACAAAAGACGGCGAAAACAAACAGGTCCTAATGCTACTTTCAGACGCAACAGTAGATAAAGTTCACACATACACTGCCTTCATACAACAAATTGAAGTTGAGTTATTTTAA